The proteins below come from a single Candidatus Eremiobacteraceae bacterium genomic window:
- a CDS encoding ABC transporter permease subunit, whose protein sequence is MSAARARRDRSGRAFASLVQGIAIWLSGTLAVALAAAFIAVLAVEGWQGLKAASASPVGFDLTRSLIGSGYILGIALPLVIVPAFLAAAAGYDVELGGPTTRWLTTSLRVGPMTPAIAIGAAALWFGVRGGQMPTFSGQGIVIAAIALAALNLPMLTRRILAGVREVPDRFRLAAIAAGAAPHTAFLNVIMPRAVPTIAGALLATAGRMFGETTIVVTVLNYAGTPLAPVTLDLWRRLTAPETGPGAGAPVATETLLLVTIIVAFRFAARLLQGRRRSGAAR, encoded by the coding sequence ATGAGCGCCGCACGTGCGAGGCGAGATAGGAGCGGACGCGCATTCGCATCCCTCGTCCAAGGCATCGCGATATGGCTGAGCGGCACGCTCGCCGTCGCGCTCGCCGCCGCGTTCATCGCCGTTCTCGCCGTCGAGGGCTGGCAAGGATTGAAAGCCGCATCGGCCTCGCCCGTCGGCTTCGACCTCACGCGCTCGCTCATCGGAAGCGGGTACATCCTCGGCATCGCGCTGCCGCTCGTCATCGTGCCTGCATTTCTCGCCGCCGCCGCCGGCTACGACGTGGAACTCGGCGGGCCGACGACGCGCTGGTTGACGACATCGCTGCGCGTCGGACCGATGACGCCCGCGATCGCGATCGGCGCGGCGGCGCTTTGGTTCGGCGTCCGCGGCGGACAGATGCCGACGTTTTCGGGGCAAGGCATCGTGATCGCAGCCATCGCGCTCGCCGCGCTGAACCTCCCGATGCTGACGCGGCGGATCCTCGCAGGGGTGCGGGAGGTTCCGGACCGCTTCAGGCTTGCGGCGATCGCCGCCGGAGCCGCTCCGCACACAGCGTTCCTCAACGTCATCATGCCGCGAGCCGTACCGACGATCGCCGGAGCTTTGCTCGCCACCGCCGGCAGGATGTTCGGCGAGACGACGATCGTCGTGACAGTCCTCAACTATGCAGGGACGCCGCTGGCTCCGGTCACGCTCGATCTCTGGCGCCGCTTGACGGCGCCGGAAACAGGCCCTGGCGCCGGCGCGCCGGTCGCGACCGAGACGTTGCTTCTCGTGACGATCATCGTCGCGTTCCGTTTTGCCGCACGGTTGCTGCAGGGCCGGCGTAGAAGCGGAGCGGCGAGATGA
- the pstS gene encoding phosphate ABC transporter substrate-binding protein PstS: MKAARIAALGFLVVLAACTGQPSGQNGSPATTGASMTLVGAGSTFVYPFFSRAFDAYQKANPGVTINYQSIGSGGGIQQFTAHTVDFGATDVPMSAKDLSALEGGRKSIVEIPVALGGVAIAYDVPGVSSGLVLSPDVLASIYLGTVKTWNDPRIAKLNPSAKLPSLPILVVHRADASGTTYIFTDYLSAVSAGWKTSVGKSKTISWPTAASSVGMKGNEGVAGQIKNTPGAIGYVELAYALETQMTYASIVNASGAAVAPSIASVRAAATTKPAVDSSDFSIVNASGKGAYPIAGYTWALLYKHYPDPAKQGALCSLFHWIETDGQKLATGIDYVDIPTAVSERANTAIGPCTTL; this comes from the coding sequence ATGAAGGCAGCTCGGATAGCCGCCCTTGGGTTCCTCGTCGTTCTCGCAGCGTGCACCGGTCAGCCGAGCGGTCAGAACGGCTCGCCGGCGACCACCGGGGCATCGATGACGCTCGTCGGCGCGGGGTCGACGTTCGTGTATCCGTTCTTCTCGCGCGCTTTCGACGCATATCAAAAAGCGAATCCGGGCGTGACCATCAACTATCAATCGATCGGGTCCGGCGGCGGCATCCAACAGTTCACCGCGCACACGGTCGACTTCGGCGCGACCGACGTTCCGATGAGCGCGAAGGACCTGTCCGCCCTGGAAGGCGGTCGTAAGTCGATCGTCGAGATCCCGGTCGCGCTCGGCGGCGTCGCCATCGCGTACGACGTTCCCGGCGTCTCGTCCGGTCTCGTCCTCTCGCCGGACGTGCTCGCGTCGATCTATCTCGGCACGGTGAAGACGTGGAACGATCCCCGCATCGCTAAGCTCAACCCGTCCGCGAAGCTTCCGAGCCTGCCGATCCTCGTCGTCCATCGGGCCGACGCGAGCGGTACGACGTACATCTTCACCGACTACTTGAGCGCGGTGAGCGCCGGGTGGAAGACGAGCGTCGGGAAGTCGAAGACGATATCGTGGCCGACGGCAGCGTCGTCGGTCGGCATGAAAGGCAACGAAGGCGTCGCAGGCCAGATCAAAAACACGCCCGGCGCGATCGGCTACGTCGAGCTCGCCTACGCGCTCGAGACGCAGATGACGTATGCTTCGATCGTCAACGCAAGCGGCGCAGCGGTCGCGCCGTCGATCGCGTCGGTCCGCGCTGCCGCCACGACGAAGCCCGCGGTCGACTCTTCCGACTTCTCGATCGTCAACGCATCGGGCAAAGGCGCGTATCCGATCGCCGGCTACACGTGGGCGCTGCTCTACAAGCACTACCCGGACCCGGCGAAACAAGGCGCGCTGTGCTCGCTCTTCCACTGGATCGAGACCGACGGCCAAAAACTCGCGACGGGAATCGACTACGTCGACATTCCGACGGCGGTGAGCGAACGCGCGAATACCGCCATCGGCCCCTGCACGACATTGTAG
- the pstB gene encoding phosphate ABC transporter ATP-binding protein PstB, with translation MKQELRTDRLSAFYGSHCAIHDVTMTFRPKSITALIGPSGCGKSTLLRCLNRMHEVIANTSVKGHVMLDGSNVYDPGVDTTSLRRRVGMVFQRPNPFPTMSIADNVLAGVRLAGGVSDRGALAEIAERSLRRAALWDEVKDILHRPGTSLSGGQQQRLCIARALAVEPEVLLMDEPASALDPISTMKIEDLMREIKTDFTIVIVTHNMQQAARVSDFTGFMLAGEAAPGELIEFDVSSKIFTTPQDKRTEDYITGRFG, from the coding sequence ATGAAGCAAGAACTGCGGACGGATCGCCTCAGCGCGTTCTACGGCAGCCACTGCGCGATCCACGACGTCACGATGACGTTCCGCCCGAAGTCGATCACCGCGCTCATCGGTCCGTCGGGATGCGGCAAGTCGACCCTGTTGCGCTGCCTGAACCGCATGCACGAAGTCATCGCGAACACATCGGTCAAAGGCCATGTGATGCTCGACGGGTCGAACGTCTACGACCCGGGCGTCGACACGACGAGTCTGCGGCGGCGGGTCGGCATGGTCTTCCAAAGGCCGAACCCGTTCCCGACGATGTCGATCGCCGACAACGTGCTCGCGGGCGTGCGGCTGGCGGGCGGCGTCTCCGATCGCGGCGCGCTCGCCGAGATAGCCGAGCGCAGCCTCCGCCGCGCCGCGTTGTGGGATGAGGTGAAAGACATCCTCCACCGCCCGGGCACCTCGCTTTCCGGCGGCCAGCAGCAACGTCTCTGCATCGCGCGCGCGCTCGCCGTCGAACCGGAAGTCCTACTCATGGACGAGCCCGCGTCGGCGCTCGATCCGATCTCGACGATGAAGATCGAGGATCTCATGCGCGAGATCAAAACCGACTTCACCATCGTCATCGTCACGCACAACATGCAGCAAGCGGCGCGCGTCTCCGACTTCACAGGCTTCATGCTCGCCGGCGAAGCCGCACCCGGCGAACTGATCGAGTTCGACGTCTCCTCGAAGATATTCACGACGCCCCAGGACAAACGCACGGAAGATTACATCACCGGCCGTTTCGGCTAG
- the pstA gene encoding phosphate ABC transporter permease PstA gives MNRLAVRNAWSAFMIFVAAACAGIAALLLAIIVLYVLSKGAGALRPTFFTQIPRPVGIPGGGVANAILGSVEIIALASLAAVPIGTAAGVYLALFGRGRVAASVRFLSDVLTGVPSIAIGVFAYALVVLPARQFSAVSASVALGIIMLPIIVRTTEEAVRLVPHTIREGALALGIPAWKATLLVTVPVARPGIITGVLLAIARVAGESAPLLFTAFGNPQWSVGLTHPIAALPLVIFQYAISPYKDWQQTAWGGALVLIALVFALNLAARVAFRSRLAR, from the coding sequence ATGAACAGACTCGCCGTCCGTAACGCGTGGAGCGCGTTCATGATCTTCGTCGCGGCGGCGTGCGCCGGCATCGCCGCGCTCCTGCTCGCGATCATCGTCTTGTACGTGCTGAGCAAAGGAGCGGGAGCGCTTCGTCCGACCTTCTTCACGCAGATCCCGCGGCCCGTCGGCATCCCCGGCGGCGGCGTTGCGAACGCGATCCTCGGCTCCGTGGAGATCATCGCACTAGCATCCCTTGCGGCCGTGCCGATAGGGACCGCAGCCGGCGTCTATCTCGCGCTTTTCGGTCGCGGCCGCGTCGCCGCGAGCGTGCGCTTCCTCAGCGACGTGCTCACGGGCGTACCGTCGATCGCGATCGGCGTCTTCGCGTATGCGCTCGTCGTCCTGCCCGCGCGCCAGTTCTCCGCCGTCTCCGCATCGGTCGCGCTCGGCATCATCATGCTGCCGATCATCGTGCGCACGACGGAAGAAGCGGTACGGCTCGTGCCGCATACGATCCGCGAAGGTGCGCTCGCGCTCGGCATCCCGGCATGGAAGGCGACCCTGCTCGTCACGGTTCCGGTCGCGCGGCCGGGCATCATCACGGGCGTGCTGCTCGCGATCGCGCGTGTCGCCGGGGAATCGGCGCCGCTGCTCTTCACCGCATTCGGCAATCCGCAGTGGAGCGTCGGCCTCACGCACCCGATCGCCGCTCTCCCGCTCGTCATCTTCCAATACGCGATCTCGCCGTACAAGGATTGGCAGCAGACCGCGTGGGGCGGCGCGCTCGTCCTCATCGCGCTCGTCTTCGCGCTCAACCTCGCCGCGCGCGTCGCGTTCCGGAGCCGCCTTGCTCGATAA
- the pstC gene encoding phosphate ABC transporter permease subunit PstC, translating to MSQDSADLVSFRMARRVETSERAGSHLADRIFSGLLLGSAWIILIVVCGLLAVLVKASWPAVTTIGFKAATLAWSPSDNQYGVLSFAFGTVVTSIIALALAGPMGIAVALFLSELAPKRLAGPVSMLVELLAAVPSVVYGLWGLFVLAPVMRTVIQPALGKWLGFLPLFQGPPLGIGMLTGGVLLSIMILPTVAAIARDVFAAVPNDQREAMLALGATRWEMLTKAVLPYARQGVIGALVLALGRAMGEAMAVVMVIGNTPAVSASLFRPAYTMASVLANEFTEATGQTYVAMLIEIGLLLFGMSIVVNVIARALVWSVSPKGTRVV from the coding sequence ATGTCGCAAGACAGCGCCGATCTCGTTTCGTTCAGGATGGCACGCCGCGTCGAGACGAGCGAGCGCGCGGGGTCGCACCTCGCCGACCGCATCTTCTCCGGACTGCTCCTCGGCTCGGCGTGGATCATCCTGATCGTCGTGTGCGGTCTGCTCGCGGTGCTCGTGAAAGCGTCGTGGCCGGCCGTGACGACGATCGGATTCAAGGCGGCGACGCTCGCATGGAGCCCGAGCGACAATCAGTACGGCGTCCTCTCCTTTGCGTTCGGCACCGTCGTCACGTCGATCATCGCGCTCGCGCTTGCCGGTCCGATGGGGATCGCCGTCGCGCTCTTCCTATCCGAGCTCGCGCCTAAACGTCTGGCCGGGCCTGTATCGATGCTCGTCGAGTTGCTCGCAGCCGTGCCGAGCGTCGTTTACGGCCTATGGGGACTTTTCGTGCTCGCGCCGGTCATGCGCACCGTCATCCAGCCGGCCCTCGGGAAGTGGCTCGGTTTCCTTCCGTTATTCCAAGGGCCGCCGCTCGGGATCGGCATGCTCACTGGCGGCGTCCTCCTTTCTATCATGATCCTGCCGACGGTCGCGGCGATCGCGCGCGACGTCTTCGCGGCGGTGCCGAACGATCAGCGTGAAGCAATGCTCGCGCTCGGCGCGACGCGCTGGGAGATGTTGACGAAGGCGGTGCTCCCCTACGCGCGTCAGGGCGTCATCGGCGCTCTCGTGCTCGCGCTCGGCCGAGCGATGGGCGAGGCGATGGCGGTCGTCATGGTCATCGGCAACACGCCCGCGGTCAGCGCCTCGCTCTTCAGGCCTGCATACACGATGGCGAGCGTGCTGGCGAACGAGTTCACCGAAGCGACCGGCCAGACGTATGTGGCGATGCTCATCGAGATCGGCCTGCTGCTGTTCGGCATGAGCATCGTCGTCAACGTCATCGCTCGAGCGCTCGTGTGGAGCGTGTCGCCGAAAGGCACGCGCGTCGTATGA
- the pstS gene encoding phosphate ABC transporter substrate-binding protein PstS, with the protein MKSIHRAAAVALACAVLGTGSLALADTQIVGAGSTFDNPFFSRAFFQYKSDHPDITVNYQSIGSGGGIQQFTARTVDFGASDVPLNPTEMKAAKDANGAVVEFPVTLGGVAIAYNVTGAPAHLHLSSSVLASIFLGKISVWNDPAITSLNPGANIPNLPIIVVHRADSSGTTYIFTDYLSRISSQWKSQIGTSKSVSWPAPSSVGMKGNEGVAGQIQNTPGSIGYIELAYALENDIPYAALQNQDGKFVVPTLDSVRAAAAQKPNVNSDDFSIVNQPGADSYPICGYSWVMLWRNQGDPDRGKQLVDLFKWVVTSGQAYAVNVKYVALPDNVQALAEKALATIHS; encoded by the coding sequence TTGAAAAGCATCCACCGGGCTGCAGCCGTCGCGCTCGCATGCGCAGTGCTCGGGACCGGGTCCCTCGCGCTTGCCGACACCCAGATCGTCGGCGCCGGGTCGACCTTCGACAACCCGTTCTTCTCGCGCGCTTTCTTCCAATATAAGAGCGACCACCCGGACATCACGGTAAACTACCAGTCGATCGGGTCCGGCGGCGGCATCCAGCAGTTCACCGCCCGCACGGTCGACTTCGGAGCCAGCGACGTGCCGCTCAACCCGACCGAGATGAAGGCCGCCAAAGACGCGAATGGCGCCGTCGTCGAATTCCCGGTCACCCTCGGTGGGGTCGCGATCGCCTACAACGTGACCGGCGCACCCGCCCACCTGCACCTCTCGTCGAGCGTCCTCGCGAGCATTTTCCTCGGGAAGATCAGCGTCTGGAACGATCCGGCGATCACGTCGCTCAACCCGGGCGCGAACATCCCGAACCTGCCGATCATCGTCGTTCACCGTGCGGATTCGAGCGGAACGACGTACATCTTCACCGACTACCTGAGCCGCATCAGCTCGCAATGGAAGAGCCAGATCGGCACGTCGAAGTCCGTGAGTTGGCCCGCACCATCCTCGGTCGGCATGAAGGGCAACGAAGGCGTCGCCGGTCAGATCCAAAACACGCCGGGCTCGATCGGTTATATCGAGCTCGCGTACGCGCTCGAGAACGACATCCCTTACGCGGCGCTGCAGAACCAGGACGGCAAGTTCGTCGTTCCGACGCTCGACAGCGTCCGCGCCGCCGCGGCGCAAAAGCCGAACGTCAACTCGGACGACTTCTCGATCGTGAATCAGCCCGGCGCCGACAGCTATCCGATCTGCGGCTATTCGTGGGTCATGCTCTGGCGCAACCAGGGAGATCCCGACCGTGGCAAGCAGCTCGTCGACCTCTTCAAGTGGGTCGTGACGTCGGGACAAGCGTACGCGGTGAACGTCAAGTACGTCGCGTTACCCGACAACGTCCAAGCGCTGGCGGAAAAAGCGCTCGCGACGATCCATTCTTGA
- the phoU gene encoding phosphate signaling complex protein PhoU: MGRENFHRILNETQQDVLRMGSLVEEAINRAVDALGRSDIALADDILRFDDIIDDLNVRIETNCLNLLALQQPMASDLRTIAAMLDIVIDLERIGDHACDIAQITKSLAEEPPLKPLIDIPRMAAKAREMLRESLDAFANHDAAIAHLVPQKDDEVDRLYRAVFKELIEFMAHDPKAISRGSNLILVALYLERIADHATNICERVVYMVEGVPKKLKRSVVEINRAVAHSDTLLNPS; this comes from the coding sequence GTGGGTCGTGAGAATTTTCATAGGATACTGAACGAGACGCAGCAAGACGTCTTGCGCATGGGCAGTCTCGTCGAGGAGGCCATCAACCGCGCGGTCGACGCGCTCGGGCGGTCGGATATCGCATTGGCCGACGACATCCTCCGTTTCGACGACATCATCGACGACCTCAATGTCCGCATCGAGACGAACTGCCTCAACCTGCTCGCGCTCCAGCAGCCGATGGCTTCCGACCTCCGCACGATCGCCGCGATGCTCGACATCGTCATCGACCTCGAGCGCATCGGCGACCACGCATGCGACATCGCGCAGATAACGAAGTCGCTCGCCGAAGAGCCGCCGCTCAAACCGCTCATCGACATCCCTCGGATGGCAGCGAAGGCGCGCGAGATGCTTCGCGAGTCGCTCGACGCGTTCGCGAACCACGACGCCGCGATAGCGCACCTCGTGCCGCAAAAGGACGACGAAGTCGACCGCCTCTACCGCGCCGTCTTCAAAGAGCTCATCGAGTTCATGGCGCACGACCCGAAGGCGATCAGCCGCGGTAGCAATCTCATCTTGGTCGCGCTCTACCTCGAACGCATCGCCGACCACGCCACGAACATCTGCGAGCGCGTCGTCTATATGGTCGAAGGCGTCCCGAAAAAACTGAAGCGCTCCGTCGTGGAGATAAATCGAGCCGTCGCGCACTCGGACACTTTACTTAATCCTTCTTAA
- a CDS encoding ATP-binding protein, translating to MDYVILTIGAFLAAAGLAALVAARRSPLAKQEAAPAVESPRPPSESSRRMAALLEALPAGVIIVAPDGRIAAVNASAASMFGIAPERAIGRALIESVRSYELDRRVTAALADGIEESSELTFIAATERRLHVSTRAVNRGDGKREALVVAVDRTRVIELETMRRDFVSNVSHELRSPLTAIKIMTETLQDGADPAASKEFLENIARETDRMIALVEDLLDLARLESGRLDLRFDSVDLSALVRDAVRSQSTRASKLGIRLDAVTPSDGTAIAGDRDMLTQVVVNLLDNALRNTPAGGAVTARVSSNGSGVAVDVEDTGIGIASDALPHVFERFYVVDRSRAKSKGGTGLGLAIVKHIVEAHGGSVEAQSELGRGSLFRCSFGPAARR from the coding sequence GTGGACTACGTCATCTTGACCATCGGCGCGTTCCTGGCGGCGGCGGGCCTCGCGGCGCTCGTGGCCGCGCGTCGCTCGCCGCTCGCGAAACAAGAGGCGGCGCCGGCCGTCGAGTCGCCGCGACCGCCGAGCGAATCGTCGCGCCGCATGGCCGCACTGCTCGAAGCGTTGCCGGCCGGCGTCATCATCGTCGCGCCGGACGGCCGCATCGCCGCGGTCAACGCGTCGGCCGCATCGATGTTCGGCATCGCGCCCGAGCGCGCGATCGGACGCGCGCTCATCGAGAGCGTCCGGTCGTACGAGCTCGACCGGCGAGTCACCGCGGCGCTCGCCGACGGGATCGAGGAATCGTCCGAGCTGACATTCATCGCGGCGACGGAAAGGCGGCTGCACGTCTCGACGCGCGCCGTCAACCGGGGCGACGGGAAACGCGAAGCGCTCGTCGTCGCAGTCGACCGTACGCGCGTGATCGAGCTCGAGACGATGCGCCGCGATTTCGTGTCGAACGTCTCGCACGAGCTTCGCAGCCCGCTCACCGCCATCAAGATCATGACCGAAACGCTGCAAGACGGCGCGGATCCGGCCGCATCGAAGGAGTTCCTCGAGAACATCGCGCGCGAGACGGATCGCATGATCGCGCTCGTCGAAGATCTGCTCGACCTCGCGCGGCTCGAGAGCGGGCGGCTCGACCTCCGTTTCGATTCGGTCGACCTTTCGGCGCTCGTGCGCGACGCGGTGCGCAGCCAATCGACCAGGGCGTCGAAGCTCGGGATCAGGCTCGACGCGGTGACGCCGTCCGACGGCACCGCGATCGCGGGCGACCGCGATATGCTGACGCAAGTCGTCGTCAACCTGCTCGACAACGCGCTGCGCAACACTCCCGCCGGTGGCGCGGTCACGGCTCGCGTCTCCTCGAATGGTTCGGGCGTCGCCGTCGACGTGGAGGACACCGGGATCGGCATCGCATCGGACGCGCTCCCCCACGTCTTCGAACGCTTCTACGTCGTCGACCGGTCGCGAGCGAAATCGAAGGGCGGCACCGGGCTCGGCCTTGCGATCGTCAAGCACATCGTGGAGGCGCACGGTGGATCCGTCGAAGCGCAAAGCGAGCTCGGCCGCGGATCGCTGTTCAGGTGCTCGTTCGGGCCTGCCGCGAGGCGCTAG
- a CDS encoding response regulator transcription factor, translating to MTDPQTARPSKVLVVDDEVAILQTLRYNLEKNGYVVCVAGDGRQALSVVEIEKPDLILLDIMLPSLDGIEVCREIRRRSNVPILMLTAKGQEIDKVLGLEIGADDYITKPFSIHEVIARIRAHLRRANAAIHHEHPPVLSGGDVKLDVGSQSVTKRGAAIDLAPKEFGVLQVLLENKGRVVTRQALLDRVWGFDFYGDQQTVNVHIRWLREKIEDDPNDPKWIHTIRSRGYVFRD from the coding sequence ATGACCGACCCGCAGACTGCGCGGCCGTCGAAGGTGCTCGTCGTCGACGACGAAGTCGCCATCCTTCAGACGCTGCGGTACAACCTCGAGAAGAACGGCTACGTCGTCTGCGTCGCAGGCGACGGACGCCAAGCGCTGAGCGTCGTCGAGATCGAAAAGCCAGATCTCATCCTTCTCGATATCATGCTGCCGTCGCTGGACGGCATCGAAGTCTGCCGCGAGATCCGCCGGCGATCGAACGTGCCGATCCTCATGCTCACAGCCAAAGGCCAAGAGATCGACAAAGTGCTCGGCCTTGAGATCGGCGCGGACGACTACATCACGAAGCCGTTCTCCATCCACGAAGTCATCGCACGCATCCGCGCACACTTGCGCCGCGCGAACGCCGCGATCCATCACGAACATCCGCCCGTCCTCTCCGGCGGCGACGTCAAGCTCGACGTCGGAAGCCAGAGCGTCACGAAGCGAGGCGCCGCGATCGATCTCGCGCCGAAAGAGTTCGGCGTGCTCCAGGTGCTGCTCGAGAACAAAGGCCGCGTCGTCACGCGGCAGGCGTTGCTCGATCGCGTCTGGGGATTCGATTTCTACGGTGACCAGCAGACCGTGAACGTCCACATCCGGTGGCTGCGCGAGAAGATCGAAGACGATCCGAACGACCCGAAGTGGATCCACACGATCCGCAGCCGGGGGTACGTCTTCCGCGACTGA